In a single window of the Etheostoma spectabile isolate EspeVRDwgs_2016 chromosome 3, UIUC_Espe_1.0, whole genome shotgun sequence genome:
- the fndc3a gene encoding fibronectin type-III domain-containing protein 3A isoform X2, producing the protein MASENIFQSQQLVCRKCSAIQCNDWQWKTEYLFSGVNEGDMADHTPPLESGQLLSPDLPILASPPPSAMVNGEGPQQVILVQVNPGEAFTIRREDGQFQCITGPAQVPMMSPNGSVPPIYVPPGYVSQIIEENGVRRVLVLPQQPEFHPGGHSPLHHPPPPPHAHLPAFIPHPAMMPPPPHLYTGMAGGVGDMSSQYISQYHPAHIYSEQDSHSQHGRPPFVHRDDRTSKTYERLQKKLKDRQGGGGGGQVKDSPPPSPQKTCSSPATVDIHNGVGGNALEAEQGQLSHAVAGPDRQTGRGRNGESGELDKEAQALLALLSTISTPVVSDIQARGAVVSWDPPTRPESENGSVEDDCSPPEPLSYEVSISFSGKDGKYKSMYCGEELSATLEDLRPATDYHVRVQALCNCLQGSPSEAVSFTTASCEPDPPNAPRKASGTKNTLVLQWKPPCDNGSKIQNYILQWDEGKGTGIYEQCYYGPQKQYRVTKLSPASRYSFRLAAKNDLGVSEFSEVVDLFTSCSVPLPPFPPELEMAGVTWLCMKWQRPTSSPKEDDIYYVLEMEEEGSGYGFQPSYDGEELSCTVRSLHRSTKYKFRVAAYNSEGKSNPSQVVEFITNPDRPSSPCRPVIRGRVLPNSFKMAWEPPKDNGGAEVTKYVVELSEGLSGLSWELVYSGPAMEHVCEGLKPGCSYQMRVYCMSEGGQSPLSETLQVQTPAVPPGPCQSPRLVGKPKAREVQLRWGPPQVDGGSPVSCYSVEVSGPQSEESREVYQGPELDCSVGGLMPGKTYSFRLKAANKAGFGPLSERCEVSTGPGAPEQCKAATTTCKSPSCVVVSWEAPPCNGAPVTEFRLEWGAAEGSMQVCYSGPGLSHEMKGLLPATNYFCRVQAVNVAGVGPFSEAVLCQTPCSVPAAVSNIYALKESELRRYETSVDADEDEEEEDGGCRPPPPPLYSPSTCLGVSWDPPCDHGSEITSYLIDLGERQPVVVGPVTKHIIHHLQPDTSYRIRIQALNSLGAGPFSHTFKLKTKPLPPQPPRLECTAFSHQTLRLKWGDGPAKAATSDALQYQLQMGDKSGRFISLYKGPCHTHKVQRLNESTSYTFRIQAFNEAGEGPFSNVYTFTTPRSPPAPVKVPKVERLDDNSCEVTWEALPPMKGDPIIYTLQCMMGNSEFKQTYKGSATSFHVQSLQPSSDYRFRVCAIRQCHDAPELSGPYSPTVTLSPQRSDVALGGSTAGSGSRTAAESGRSRRSMTDEQCAFLLLMVFAVIAILIAFVIQYFVIK; encoded by the exons GTCCTGCTCAGGTTCCCATGATGTCTCCAAATGGTTCAGTGCCTCCAATCTATGTGCCTCCTGGATACGTTTCACAG ATCATAGAAGAGAACGGAGTGCGGCGGGTTCTGGTTTTACCTCAGCAACCAGAGTTCCACCCAGGGGGTCACTCCCCTCTCCACCACCCTCCACCTCCGCCCCATGCCCACCTGCCTGCCTTCATCCCACACCCTGCCATGATGCCCCCGCCACCCCACCTGTACACGGGCATGGCAGGGGGTGTGGGTGACATGAGCTCTCAGTACATCTCCCAGTACCATCCGGCTCATATCTACTCAGAGCAGG ATTCTCACTCCCAACACGGACGCCCGCCGTTTGTTCACAGAGACGACAGAACTAGCAAAACGTACGAGCGTCTGCAGAAGAAACTAAAGGACCGTCAGGGAGGCGGAGGAGGCGGGCAGGTGAAGGACAGCCCTCCCCCTTCGCCACAGAAAACTTGCAGCAGCCCCGCGACAGTGGACATCCACAACGGCGTCGGAGGGAATGCGCTGGAGGCGGAGCAGGGGCAGCTCAGCCATGCAGTGGCCGGGcctgacaggcagacaggcaggggGAGAAATGGAGAGTCAGGAG AACTGGATAAGGAAGCTCAGGCCCTGCTAGCACTATTGAGTACCATCAGTACACCAGTG GTGTCAGACATCCAGGCCAGAGGAGCAGTAGTGAGCTGGGATCCGCCCACCAGGCCCGAGAGTGAGAACGGCAGCGTGGAGGACGACTGCAGCCCCCCGGAGCCCCTCAGCTACGAGGTCTCCATCTCATTTAGCGGCAAAGACGGGAAGTACAAGAGCATGTACTG CGGGGAAGAACTAAGTGCTACTTTAGAAGACCTTCGACCAGCAACAGACTATCATGTCAG GGTCCAGGCCTTGTGTAACTGTTTACAGGGAAGCCCGTCAGAGGCTGTGAGCTTCACCACTGCAAGCTGTGAGCCGGATCCTCCCAATGCTCCCAGGAAGGCCAGTGGGACCAAGAACACACTTGTACTCCAGTGGaag CCTCCATGTGACAACGGTTCCAAAATCCAAAACTACATTCTTCAGTGGGATGAG GGGAAGGGCACTGGGATTTATGAACAGTGCTACTATGGACCTCAGAAGCAGTACAGAGTGACCAAGCTTTCACCAGCTTCAAGATACTCCTTCCGCCTCGCAGCTAAAAATGACTTGGGTGTAAG CGAGTTCAGTGAAGTGGTGGACCTGTTCACCTCATGCAGTGTGCCATTACCACCCTTCCCCCCAGAGCTAGAGATGGCGGGGGTGACCTGGCTGTGTATGAAGTGGCAGAGGCCCACTAGCTCTCCAAAGGAAGATGACATCTACTATGTTttggagatggaggaggaaggCTCG GGATATGGCTTCCAGCCAAGCTACGATGGTGAAGAGCTCTCCTGCACCGTCAGGAGTCTCCACAGGAGCACCAAGTACAAGTTTAGG GTGGCAGCATACAACTCTGAGGGGAAGAGTAACCCCAGCCAGGTGGTCGAGTTCATCACGAACCCTGACAGACCCAGCAGTCCCTGCAGGCCAGTCATCAGAGGAAGAGTCCTGCCCAACAGCTTCAAGATGGCATGGG AGCCCCCGAAAGATAATGGTGGAGCAGAAGTCACAAAGTATGTTGTGGAGCTGTCTGAGGGCTTAAGCG gcTTGTCTTGGGAGCTGGTGTACTCGGGGCCAGCTATGGAGCACGTGTGTGAAGGCTTGAAGCCTGGCTGCTCCTACCAGATGCGAGTTTACTGCATGAGTGAGGGGGGGCAGAGCCCG TTGTCAGAGACCCTGCAGGTCCAGACTCCCGCAGTGCCCCCAGGGCCCTGCCAGTCCCCTCGGCTGGTGGGCAAGCCCAAAGCCAGGGAGGTGCAACTGCGCTGGG GTCCCCCTCAGGTAGACGGAGGCAGCCCAGTGTCCTGCTACAGTGTAGAAGTGAGTGGGCCACAGTCTGAGGAGAGCAGGGAGGTTTACCAGGGTCCAGAGCTGGACTGCTCTGTGGGAGGCTTAATGCCTGGCAAAACCTACAGCTTCCGGCTCAAGGCAGCCAACAAGGCTGGG TTTGGACCTCTTTCAGAGCGTTGTGAGGTTTCAACCGGCCCCGGGGCCCCTGAGCAGTGCAAGGCTGCCACCACCACATGCAAATCCCCCAGCTGTGTTGTTGTGAGCTGGGAG GCCCCTCCGTGTAACGGAGCTCCGGTGACGGAGTTCCGTCTGGAGTGGGGAGCGGCTGAGGGCAGCATGCAGGTGTGTTACAGTGGACCAGGGCTCAGCCATGAAATGAAGGGGCTGCTGCCTGCAACAAACTACTTCTGCCGGGTACAG GCTGTGAATGTGGCTGGCGTGGGGCCCTTCAGCGAGGCAGTGCTGTGCCAGACGCCCTGCTCTGTGCCTGCAGCCGTCAGCAACATCTACGCGCTGAAGGAGTCCGAGCTGCGAAGGTACGAGACTTCAGTGGACGCAGATGAagacgaggaagaggaggacggCGGTTGCCggccgccgccgccgccacTCTACTCCCCGTCCACCTGCCTGGGCGTTAGCTGGGACCCTCCATGTGACCACGGCTCTGAGATCACGTCCTACCTGATCGACCTCGGAGAGCGCCAGCCCGTTGTTGTCGGTCCCGTCACCAAACACATCATCCACCATCTGCAGCCCGACACCAGCTACAG GATCCGAATCCAAGCCCTAAACAGCCTGGGAGCAGGCCCCTTTAGTCACACCTTTAAGCTGAAGACGAAGCCCCTGCCCCCTCAGCCACCCCGCCTGGAGTGCACTGCCTTCAGCCACCAGACCCTCAGGCTCAAGTGGGGCGATGGCCCAGCCAAAGCCGCCACCTCAGACGCCCTCCAGTATCAGCTGCAGATGGGGGACAAGAGCGGCAG ATTTATATCCTTGTATAAAGGAccatgccacacacacaaagtccaGAGGCTTAATGAGTCTACCTCCTATACGTTCCGCATCCAGGCCTTTAATGAGGCGGGCGAAGGGCCCTTCTCCAATGTTTACACATTCACCACCCCACGCTCTCCTCCAGCCCCTGTCAAAG TCCCCAAAGTGGAGCGCCTGGATGACAACTCCTGCGAAGTCACATGGGAGGCCCTGCCGCCCATGAAGGGGGACCCGATCATCTACACCTTGCAGTGCATGATGGGAAACTCTGAGTTTAAACAG ACCTACAAAGGCTCTGCCACGTCCTTCCATGTCCAGAGCCTGCAGCCCAGCAGCGACTACCGTTTCCGGGTGTGTGCTATCAGGCAGTGCCACGACGCCCCTGAGCTGAGCGGTCCCTACAGCCCCACAGTGACCCTCTCCCCCCAGCGGAGCGACGTGGCGCTGGGCGGCAGCACGGCCGGCTCGGGGTCCAGGACCGCTGCCGAGTCCGGCCGATCCAGGCGGAGCATGACGGACGAGCAGTGtgctttcctcctcctcatggtTTTTGCCGTCATCGCCATCCTCATCGCTTTTGTCATCCAGTACTTTGTAATCAAATAA
- the fndc3a gene encoding fibronectin type-III domain-containing protein 3A isoform X3, with protein sequence MADHTPPLESGQLLSPDLPILASPPPSAMVNGEGPQQVILVQVNPGEAFTIRREDGQFQCITGPAQVPMMSPNGSVPPIYVPPGYVSQIIEENGVRRVLVLPQQPEFHPGGHSPLHHPPPPPHAHLPAFIPHPAMMPPPPHLYTGMAGGVGDMSSQYISQYHPAHIYSEQVSADSHSQHGRPPFVHRDDRTSKTYERLQKKLKDRQGGGGGGQVKDSPPPSPQKTCSSPATVDIHNGVGGNALEAEQGQLSHAVAGPDRQTGRGRNGESGELDKEAQALLALLSTISTPVVSDIQARGAVVSWDPPTRPESENGSVEDDCSPPEPLSYEVSISFSGKDGKYKSMYCGEELSATLEDLRPATDYHVRVQALCNCLQGSPSEAVSFTTASCEPDPPNAPRKASGTKNTLVLQWKPPCDNGSKIQNYILQWDEGKGTGIYEQCYYGPQKQYRVTKLSPASRYSFRLAAKNDLGVSEFSEVVDLFTSCSVPLPPFPPELEMAGVTWLCMKWQRPTSSPKEDDIYYVLEMEEEGSGYGFQPSYDGEELSCTVRSLHRSTKYKFRVAAYNSEGKSNPSQVVEFITNPDRPSSPCRPVIRGRVLPNSFKMAWEPPKDNGGAEVTKYVVELSEGLSGLSWELVYSGPAMEHVCEGLKPGCSYQMRVYCMSEGGQSPLSETLQVQTPAVPPGPCQSPRLVGKPKAREVQLRWGPPQVDGGSPVSCYSVEVSGPQSEESREVYQGPELDCSVGGLMPGKTYSFRLKAANKAGFGPLSERCEVSTGPGAPEQCKAATTTCKSPSCVVVSWEAPPCNGAPVTEFRLEWGAAEGSMQVCYSGPGLSHEMKGLLPATNYFCRVQAVNVAGVGPFSEAVLCQTPCSVPAAVSNIYALKESELRRYETSVDADEDEEEEDGGCRPPPPPLYSPSTCLGVSWDPPCDHGSEITSYLIDLGERQPVVVGPVTKHIIHHLQPDTSYRIRIQALNSLGAGPFSHTFKLKTKPLPPQPPRLECTAFSHQTLRLKWGDGPAKAATSDALQYQLQMGDKSGRFISLYKGPCHTHKVQRLNESTSYTFRIQAFNEAGEGPFSNVYTFTTPRSPPAPVKVPKVERLDDNSCEVTWEALPPMKGDPIIYTLQCMMGNSEFKQTYKGSATSFHVQSLQPSSDYRFRVCAIRQCHDAPELSGPYSPTVTLSPQRSDVALGGSTAGSGSRTAAESGRSRRSMTDEQCAFLLLMVFAVIAILIAFVIQYFVIK encoded by the exons GTCCTGCTCAGGTTCCCATGATGTCTCCAAATGGTTCAGTGCCTCCAATCTATGTGCCTCCTGGATACGTTTCACAG ATCATAGAAGAGAACGGAGTGCGGCGGGTTCTGGTTTTACCTCAGCAACCAGAGTTCCACCCAGGGGGTCACTCCCCTCTCCACCACCCTCCACCTCCGCCCCATGCCCACCTGCCTGCCTTCATCCCACACCCTGCCATGATGCCCCCGCCACCCCACCTGTACACGGGCATGGCAGGGGGTGTGGGTGACATGAGCTCTCAGTACATCTCCCAGTACCATCCGGCTCATATCTACTCAGAGCAGG TCTCTGCAGATTCTCACTCCCAACACGGACGCCCGCCGTTTGTTCACAGAGACGACAGAACTAGCAAAACGTACGAGCGTCTGCAGAAGAAACTAAAGGACCGTCAGGGAGGCGGAGGAGGCGGGCAGGTGAAGGACAGCCCTCCCCCTTCGCCACAGAAAACTTGCAGCAGCCCCGCGACAGTGGACATCCACAACGGCGTCGGAGGGAATGCGCTGGAGGCGGAGCAGGGGCAGCTCAGCCATGCAGTGGCCGGGcctgacaggcagacaggcaggggGAGAAATGGAGAGTCAGGAG AACTGGATAAGGAAGCTCAGGCCCTGCTAGCACTATTGAGTACCATCAGTACACCAGTG GTGTCAGACATCCAGGCCAGAGGAGCAGTAGTGAGCTGGGATCCGCCCACCAGGCCCGAGAGTGAGAACGGCAGCGTGGAGGACGACTGCAGCCCCCCGGAGCCCCTCAGCTACGAGGTCTCCATCTCATTTAGCGGCAAAGACGGGAAGTACAAGAGCATGTACTG CGGGGAAGAACTAAGTGCTACTTTAGAAGACCTTCGACCAGCAACAGACTATCATGTCAG GGTCCAGGCCTTGTGTAACTGTTTACAGGGAAGCCCGTCAGAGGCTGTGAGCTTCACCACTGCAAGCTGTGAGCCGGATCCTCCCAATGCTCCCAGGAAGGCCAGTGGGACCAAGAACACACTTGTACTCCAGTGGaag CCTCCATGTGACAACGGTTCCAAAATCCAAAACTACATTCTTCAGTGGGATGAG GGGAAGGGCACTGGGATTTATGAACAGTGCTACTATGGACCTCAGAAGCAGTACAGAGTGACCAAGCTTTCACCAGCTTCAAGATACTCCTTCCGCCTCGCAGCTAAAAATGACTTGGGTGTAAG CGAGTTCAGTGAAGTGGTGGACCTGTTCACCTCATGCAGTGTGCCATTACCACCCTTCCCCCCAGAGCTAGAGATGGCGGGGGTGACCTGGCTGTGTATGAAGTGGCAGAGGCCCACTAGCTCTCCAAAGGAAGATGACATCTACTATGTTttggagatggaggaggaaggCTCG GGATATGGCTTCCAGCCAAGCTACGATGGTGAAGAGCTCTCCTGCACCGTCAGGAGTCTCCACAGGAGCACCAAGTACAAGTTTAGG GTGGCAGCATACAACTCTGAGGGGAAGAGTAACCCCAGCCAGGTGGTCGAGTTCATCACGAACCCTGACAGACCCAGCAGTCCCTGCAGGCCAGTCATCAGAGGAAGAGTCCTGCCCAACAGCTTCAAGATGGCATGGG AGCCCCCGAAAGATAATGGTGGAGCAGAAGTCACAAAGTATGTTGTGGAGCTGTCTGAGGGCTTAAGCG gcTTGTCTTGGGAGCTGGTGTACTCGGGGCCAGCTATGGAGCACGTGTGTGAAGGCTTGAAGCCTGGCTGCTCCTACCAGATGCGAGTTTACTGCATGAGTGAGGGGGGGCAGAGCCCG TTGTCAGAGACCCTGCAGGTCCAGACTCCCGCAGTGCCCCCAGGGCCCTGCCAGTCCCCTCGGCTGGTGGGCAAGCCCAAAGCCAGGGAGGTGCAACTGCGCTGGG GTCCCCCTCAGGTAGACGGAGGCAGCCCAGTGTCCTGCTACAGTGTAGAAGTGAGTGGGCCACAGTCTGAGGAGAGCAGGGAGGTTTACCAGGGTCCAGAGCTGGACTGCTCTGTGGGAGGCTTAATGCCTGGCAAAACCTACAGCTTCCGGCTCAAGGCAGCCAACAAGGCTGGG TTTGGACCTCTTTCAGAGCGTTGTGAGGTTTCAACCGGCCCCGGGGCCCCTGAGCAGTGCAAGGCTGCCACCACCACATGCAAATCCCCCAGCTGTGTTGTTGTGAGCTGGGAG GCCCCTCCGTGTAACGGAGCTCCGGTGACGGAGTTCCGTCTGGAGTGGGGAGCGGCTGAGGGCAGCATGCAGGTGTGTTACAGTGGACCAGGGCTCAGCCATGAAATGAAGGGGCTGCTGCCTGCAACAAACTACTTCTGCCGGGTACAG GCTGTGAATGTGGCTGGCGTGGGGCCCTTCAGCGAGGCAGTGCTGTGCCAGACGCCCTGCTCTGTGCCTGCAGCCGTCAGCAACATCTACGCGCTGAAGGAGTCCGAGCTGCGAAGGTACGAGACTTCAGTGGACGCAGATGAagacgaggaagaggaggacggCGGTTGCCggccgccgccgccgccacTCTACTCCCCGTCCACCTGCCTGGGCGTTAGCTGGGACCCTCCATGTGACCACGGCTCTGAGATCACGTCCTACCTGATCGACCTCGGAGAGCGCCAGCCCGTTGTTGTCGGTCCCGTCACCAAACACATCATCCACCATCTGCAGCCCGACACCAGCTACAG GATCCGAATCCAAGCCCTAAACAGCCTGGGAGCAGGCCCCTTTAGTCACACCTTTAAGCTGAAGACGAAGCCCCTGCCCCCTCAGCCACCCCGCCTGGAGTGCACTGCCTTCAGCCACCAGACCCTCAGGCTCAAGTGGGGCGATGGCCCAGCCAAAGCCGCCACCTCAGACGCCCTCCAGTATCAGCTGCAGATGGGGGACAAGAGCGGCAG ATTTATATCCTTGTATAAAGGAccatgccacacacacaaagtccaGAGGCTTAATGAGTCTACCTCCTATACGTTCCGCATCCAGGCCTTTAATGAGGCGGGCGAAGGGCCCTTCTCCAATGTTTACACATTCACCACCCCACGCTCTCCTCCAGCCCCTGTCAAAG TCCCCAAAGTGGAGCGCCTGGATGACAACTCCTGCGAAGTCACATGGGAGGCCCTGCCGCCCATGAAGGGGGACCCGATCATCTACACCTTGCAGTGCATGATGGGAAACTCTGAGTTTAAACAG ACCTACAAAGGCTCTGCCACGTCCTTCCATGTCCAGAGCCTGCAGCCCAGCAGCGACTACCGTTTCCGGGTGTGTGCTATCAGGCAGTGCCACGACGCCCCTGAGCTGAGCGGTCCCTACAGCCCCACAGTGACCCTCTCCCCCCAGCGGAGCGACGTGGCGCTGGGCGGCAGCACGGCCGGCTCGGGGTCCAGGACCGCTGCCGAGTCCGGCCGATCCAGGCGGAGCATGACGGACGAGCAGTGtgctttcctcctcctcatggtTTTTGCCGTCATCGCCATCCTCATCGCTTTTGTCATCCAGTACTTTGTAATCAAATAA
- the fndc3a gene encoding fibronectin type-III domain-containing protein 3A isoform X4: MRATVILVQVNPGEAFTIRREDGQFQCITGPAQVPMMSPNGSVPPIYVPPGYVSQIIEENGVRRVLVLPQQPEFHPGGHSPLHHPPPPPHAHLPAFIPHPAMMPPPPHLYTGMAGGVGDMSSQYISQYHPAHIYSEQVSADSHSQHGRPPFVHRDDRTSKTYERLQKKLKDRQGGGGGGQVKDSPPPSPQKTCSSPATVDIHNGVGGNALEAEQGQLSHAVAGPDRQTGRGRNGESGELDKEAQALLALLSTISTPVVSDIQARGAVVSWDPPTRPESENGSVEDDCSPPEPLSYEVSISFSGKDGKYKSMYCGEELSATLEDLRPATDYHVRVQALCNCLQGSPSEAVSFTTASCEPDPPNAPRKASGTKNTLVLQWKPPCDNGSKIQNYILQWDEGKGTGIYEQCYYGPQKQYRVTKLSPASRYSFRLAAKNDLGVSEFSEVVDLFTSCSVPLPPFPPELEMAGVTWLCMKWQRPTSSPKEDDIYYVLEMEEEGSGYGFQPSYDGEELSCTVRSLHRSTKYKFRVAAYNSEGKSNPSQVVEFITNPDRPSSPCRPVIRGRVLPNSFKMAWEPPKDNGGAEVTKYVVELSEGLSGLSWELVYSGPAMEHVCEGLKPGCSYQMRVYCMSEGGQSPLSETLQVQTPAVPPGPCQSPRLVGKPKAREVQLRWGPPQVDGGSPVSCYSVEVSGPQSEESREVYQGPELDCSVGGLMPGKTYSFRLKAANKAGFGPLSERCEVSTGPGAPEQCKAATTTCKSPSCVVVSWEAPPCNGAPVTEFRLEWGAAEGSMQVCYSGPGLSHEMKGLLPATNYFCRVQAVNVAGVGPFSEAVLCQTPCSVPAAVSNIYALKESELRRYETSVDADEDEEEEDGGCRPPPPPLYSPSTCLGVSWDPPCDHGSEITSYLIDLGERQPVVVGPVTKHIIHHLQPDTSYRIRIQALNSLGAGPFSHTFKLKTKPLPPQPPRLECTAFSHQTLRLKWGDGPAKAATSDALQYQLQMGDKSGRFISLYKGPCHTHKVQRLNESTSYTFRIQAFNEAGEGPFSNVYTFTTPRSPPAPVKVPKVERLDDNSCEVTWEALPPMKGDPIIYTLQCMMGNSEFKQTYKGSATSFHVQSLQPSSDYRFRVCAIRQCHDAPELSGPYSPTVTLSPQRSDVALGGSTAGSGSRTAAESGRSRRSMTDEQCAFLLLMVFAVIAILIAFVIQYFVIK, encoded by the exons GTCCTGCTCAGGTTCCCATGATGTCTCCAAATGGTTCAGTGCCTCCAATCTATGTGCCTCCTGGATACGTTTCACAG ATCATAGAAGAGAACGGAGTGCGGCGGGTTCTGGTTTTACCTCAGCAACCAGAGTTCCACCCAGGGGGTCACTCCCCTCTCCACCACCCTCCACCTCCGCCCCATGCCCACCTGCCTGCCTTCATCCCACACCCTGCCATGATGCCCCCGCCACCCCACCTGTACACGGGCATGGCAGGGGGTGTGGGTGACATGAGCTCTCAGTACATCTCCCAGTACCATCCGGCTCATATCTACTCAGAGCAGG TCTCTGCAGATTCTCACTCCCAACACGGACGCCCGCCGTTTGTTCACAGAGACGACAGAACTAGCAAAACGTACGAGCGTCTGCAGAAGAAACTAAAGGACCGTCAGGGAGGCGGAGGAGGCGGGCAGGTGAAGGACAGCCCTCCCCCTTCGCCACAGAAAACTTGCAGCAGCCCCGCGACAGTGGACATCCACAACGGCGTCGGAGGGAATGCGCTGGAGGCGGAGCAGGGGCAGCTCAGCCATGCAGTGGCCGGGcctgacaggcagacaggcaggggGAGAAATGGAGAGTCAGGAG AACTGGATAAGGAAGCTCAGGCCCTGCTAGCACTATTGAGTACCATCAGTACACCAGTG GTGTCAGACATCCAGGCCAGAGGAGCAGTAGTGAGCTGGGATCCGCCCACCAGGCCCGAGAGTGAGAACGGCAGCGTGGAGGACGACTGCAGCCCCCCGGAGCCCCTCAGCTACGAGGTCTCCATCTCATTTAGCGGCAAAGACGGGAAGTACAAGAGCATGTACTG CGGGGAAGAACTAAGTGCTACTTTAGAAGACCTTCGACCAGCAACAGACTATCATGTCAG GGTCCAGGCCTTGTGTAACTGTTTACAGGGAAGCCCGTCAGAGGCTGTGAGCTTCACCACTGCAAGCTGTGAGCCGGATCCTCCCAATGCTCCCAGGAAGGCCAGTGGGACCAAGAACACACTTGTACTCCAGTGGaag CCTCCATGTGACAACGGTTCCAAAATCCAAAACTACATTCTTCAGTGGGATGAG GGGAAGGGCACTGGGATTTATGAACAGTGCTACTATGGACCTCAGAAGCAGTACAGAGTGACCAAGCTTTCACCAGCTTCAAGATACTCCTTCCGCCTCGCAGCTAAAAATGACTTGGGTGTAAG CGAGTTCAGTGAAGTGGTGGACCTGTTCACCTCATGCAGTGTGCCATTACCACCCTTCCCCCCAGAGCTAGAGATGGCGGGGGTGACCTGGCTGTGTATGAAGTGGCAGAGGCCCACTAGCTCTCCAAAGGAAGATGACATCTACTATGTTttggagatggaggaggaaggCTCG GGATATGGCTTCCAGCCAAGCTACGATGGTGAAGAGCTCTCCTGCACCGTCAGGAGTCTCCACAGGAGCACCAAGTACAAGTTTAGG GTGGCAGCATACAACTCTGAGGGGAAGAGTAACCCCAGCCAGGTGGTCGAGTTCATCACGAACCCTGACAGACCCAGCAGTCCCTGCAGGCCAGTCATCAGAGGAAGAGTCCTGCCCAACAGCTTCAAGATGGCATGGG AGCCCCCGAAAGATAATGGTGGAGCAGAAGTCACAAAGTATGTTGTGGAGCTGTCTGAGGGCTTAAGCG gcTTGTCTTGGGAGCTGGTGTACTCGGGGCCAGCTATGGAGCACGTGTGTGAAGGCTTGAAGCCTGGCTGCTCCTACCAGATGCGAGTTTACTGCATGAGTGAGGGGGGGCAGAGCCCG TTGTCAGAGACCCTGCAGGTCCAGACTCCCGCAGTGCCCCCAGGGCCCTGCCAGTCCCCTCGGCTGGTGGGCAAGCCCAAAGCCAGGGAGGTGCAACTGCGCTGGG GTCCCCCTCAGGTAGACGGAGGCAGCCCAGTGTCCTGCTACAGTGTAGAAGTGAGTGGGCCACAGTCTGAGGAGAGCAGGGAGGTTTACCAGGGTCCAGAGCTGGACTGCTCTGTGGGAGGCTTAATGCCTGGCAAAACCTACAGCTTCCGGCTCAAGGCAGCCAACAAGGCTGGG TTTGGACCTCTTTCAGAGCGTTGTGAGGTTTCAACCGGCCCCGGGGCCCCTGAGCAGTGCAAGGCTGCCACCACCACATGCAAATCCCCCAGCTGTGTTGTTGTGAGCTGGGAG GCCCCTCCGTGTAACGGAGCTCCGGTGACGGAGTTCCGTCTGGAGTGGGGAGCGGCTGAGGGCAGCATGCAGGTGTGTTACAGTGGACCAGGGCTCAGCCATGAAATGAAGGGGCTGCTGCCTGCAACAAACTACTTCTGCCGGGTACAG GCTGTGAATGTGGCTGGCGTGGGGCCCTTCAGCGAGGCAGTGCTGTGCCAGACGCCCTGCTCTGTGCCTGCAGCCGTCAGCAACATCTACGCGCTGAAGGAGTCCGAGCTGCGAAGGTACGAGACTTCAGTGGACGCAGATGAagacgaggaagaggaggacggCGGTTGCCggccgccgccgccgccacTCTACTCCCCGTCCACCTGCCTGGGCGTTAGCTGGGACCCTCCATGTGACCACGGCTCTGAGATCACGTCCTACCTGATCGACCTCGGAGAGCGCCAGCCCGTTGTTGTCGGTCCCGTCACCAAACACATCATCCACCATCTGCAGCCCGACACCAGCTACAG GATCCGAATCCAAGCCCTAAACAGCCTGGGAGCAGGCCCCTTTAGTCACACCTTTAAGCTGAAGACGAAGCCCCTGCCCCCTCAGCCACCCCGCCTGGAGTGCACTGCCTTCAGCCACCAGACCCTCAGGCTCAAGTGGGGCGATGGCCCAGCCAAAGCCGCCACCTCAGACGCCCTCCAGTATCAGCTGCAGATGGGGGACAAGAGCGGCAG ATTTATATCCTTGTATAAAGGAccatgccacacacacaaagtccaGAGGCTTAATGAGTCTACCTCCTATACGTTCCGCATCCAGGCCTTTAATGAGGCGGGCGAAGGGCCCTTCTCCAATGTTTACACATTCACCACCCCACGCTCTCCTCCAGCCCCTGTCAAAG TCCCCAAAGTGGAGCGCCTGGATGACAACTCCTGCGAAGTCACATGGGAGGCCCTGCCGCCCATGAAGGGGGACCCGATCATCTACACCTTGCAGTGCATGATGGGAAACTCTGAGTTTAAACAG ACCTACAAAGGCTCTGCCACGTCCTTCCATGTCCAGAGCCTGCAGCCCAGCAGCGACTACCGTTTCCGGGTGTGTGCTATCAGGCAGTGCCACGACGCCCCTGAGCTGAGCGGTCCCTACAGCCCCACAGTGACCCTCTCCCCCCAGCGGAGCGACGTGGCGCTGGGCGGCAGCACGGCCGGCTCGGGGTCCAGGACCGCTGCCGAGTCCGGCCGATCCAGGCGGAGCATGACGGACGAGCAGTGtgctttcctcctcctcatggtTTTTGCCGTCATCGCCATCCTCATCGCTTTTGTCATCCAGTACTTTGTAATCAAATAA